From Corynebacterium pseudotuberculosis:
AAGAGACGGCGTTCCGGGTGCCCGCGAAGAAGCATTAGAAAGCGCTTTTAAGGTAATTACTACGCATCTTGGTGTCCCCCCTGAGACATTCCAATGGCAGTACCGCACCAAAGACGATGATTTTGTACGTGAGGGGACATTGACTCCCCTGGACTTTGCACAACGTTATCTTCCTGATGATCTCGGCGATTATGTTTGTGTGGTCAACGACCCACGTAACGCGTTCGGCGAACTCTATACGGTGGAGTACCTAGGTAATGTTGTCGGGGCACCTCCGGTGACGTACGTCAATGCCCCAATAGAGGTATTGCGAGATGCTGTCCGAGATTCGCTTATCGACGCCACCCCGGTGTGGTTTGGCTGCGATACCGAGGTGCAAGCATATTCAGATGCTGGGCTGTGGGACGCCCACCTGTTTGATTATGAGGGTCTATATGGCGTGAATTTTGATATGTCGAAGACCCAAAGACTCTTGACCGGTGATTCTTTGATGACTCACGCGATGGTGTTTACTGGTATGGACCTTGCAGAAGACGGCACAACCGTGAATCGTTGGCGAGTAGAGAACTCTTGGGGAACAGAAAAGGCCGATAAAGGTTTCTGGACAATGAGTGACTCCTGGTTTGAAGAGTATGTTTTTGAAGTCGCGGTGCCGGCCTCGCGGCTTCCAGAGGAATACCGCCAGGCATTAACTAAGACCCCTCACGTGCTCCCGGCGTGGGATCCGATGGGCGCCCTGGCATAAACAACGAGCTGGTATAAAAATAGCGCTCTGAACAGGGAGAGAGTGATAACGCGGAATGATGTGGGTCTTGAGGCTGTTGAATGGCTTCAAGACCTTATTTATTAATCGCAGAAAGGTGCTTCGCCATGACTTCACTTTTTACTTCTGCTCAAGCGGGAGCTTTAAACCTCCGCAACCGGATCACGATGGCGGCATTAACGAGGCTCCGCGCGGGTGAAGACGGTGTCCCTGGCGCGCTGCACGCTGAATACTATGCGCAGAGGGCGTCGGCAGGCTTGATTGTTACGGAGGGAACGTATCCGACACTTCGTGGCCGTGGTTTTAGCGGACAACCGGGCATTGCCAATAGTGCGCAGCAGGAGGGATGGCGCAAGGTCGCTGAGGCGGTTCATACGGCAGGCGGGAGCGTAGTTATGCAAGTGATGCATGCTGGGCGTATGAGCCATGAGTCGATGAATGGCGGCGTGTTGCCCGAGGCCCCCAGCGCAGTTGCCTCGGGAACGCAGATGCGTACTCCTGCTGGAAAAATTGATCTTCCCGTTCCTCATGCCCTTGAGGCAGAGGAACTTGAACGAGTGAAGCAGGAGTTCGTGGCAGCTAGCCGTCGTGCCGTCGATGCTGGTCTTGATGGCGTGGAACTGCATGGCGCAAACGGTTATCTGTTGCACGAATTTTTAAGTCCTTCCTCTAATGTGCGTACGGACGAGTTTGGCGGCACGCCCGAAAACCGGGCCAGGTTTGTGATTCAGGTTGTTCAAGCAGTAGCTGAGGAAATCGGTGCACACCGGGTAGGCCTGCGTATTTCACCGGAGCACAATATTCAAGGTGTGTTGGAGACTGATCGTGAGGAGACCTTGGCCAAGTATCGGGTGCTTCTCAATGAAATCCGCAGCTTAGAACTCGCGTATCTCTCCATACTCCACGCGGATTACCGCAGCGACTTTGTTCATCAGCTTGCGGAGGCCTTTGGTGGATTTGTGATACTTAATTCCGGATTCAGTACTTATACCGAGTACGCAGAAGCCGTGGGCATCGTTGAGTCGGGATACGCCGACGCAGTGGCCGTGGGGCGTGAGCTCATTGCTAATCCTGACCTAGTGCGCAGGTGGCAAGAAGGCATAGAGCTTAATGTCCCTGATCCCGATACCTTTTATGTGGGAGGACCTAAAGGCTATACGGATTACTCTTTTGCAGAGTAAAAGCTGAGCTAAAGACCAGGATGCACGAGGCGGAAAGTCGCGTGAGGCATTTCGATTTGCTAAAAGTCACGTTGTGCATTAGCGTTATCGCTCGAAGTTTGAATGAGTCGAATTCGGCTCGTACTCAAGTTTCACCGAAGACCGTCGGTCAGCCTTAGGCTCGAAGGATTCCAAGAGATTGGAACGGCCCACGCAGGAGACACTTAGAGTTCACACTCCTTTCGGAGTATGTGCGCCCCTGTGCTCTTGCACGGGGCTTTTTTATTGGCTAGCGCTGGTGAAAGCCTCGGCGGATCAGATACCCAAGAGATACAAGAGGAAGGAGGCGAAGTAATGGCAAACCCGAAGAACGTATCGTCGCTTGCAGAGCTCAAAGAGCGCTTTGCAGATACCGACTCCATCGTTATCACCGAATACCGCGGACTGACCGTTGCTCAGATTACTGAGCTGCGTCGTTCGCTCGGTGCGGATGTCCAGTACTCCGTCGCCAAGAACACCCTGCTGAAGCTGGCTGCTAAAGAAGCTGGCGTCGAGGGCCTTGATGATCTCCTCTCCGGCCCAACCGCTATCGCCTTTATTAAGGGCGAGGCTGTTGATGCCGCTAAGGCGATGAAGAAGTTCGCTTCTAACAACAAGGCATTCGTAGTCAAGGGTGGCTACATGGATGGCGATGCTCTGAACGCTGATCAGGTCAACGCTATCGCCGAGCTGGACAACCGCGAGACCACTCTTGCGAAGCTGGCAGGCGCCATGAAGGGCAACTTGGCAAAGGCCGCTGGCCTGTTCAACGCTCCTGCTTCTCAGGTCGCACGCCTCGGCGCTGCGCTTCAGGAGAAGAAGGAAGCTTAGGTCGCCGAATCCGGTACTTAAGCAAAAACCACATACTTTTGGGCTGGTGCACAGCCCGCAATCGAAAGGACTACCACTATGGCTAAGCTCACCAAGGACGAGCTCATTGAGGCTTTCAAAGAGATGACCCTGATCGAGCTCTCTGAGTTCGTCAAGGAATTCGAAGAGGTCTTCGAAGTTACCGCTGCTGCTCCTGTTGCAGTTGCTGCTCCGGTCGCTGCT
This genomic window contains:
- a CDS encoding C1 family peptidase, which produces MTELTMNSVSAINTELLKDPTLRLARNAVAVSSATKVALNREAVRSLDTSVSTKVDSWTVANQKKSGRCWIFAGLNSLRGAIMKETAIKDFELSQTYIHFWDKVEKANYFLCAMDELRDRDLTDRTVEKLLHDPIDDGGQWNMFVALVQKYGVVPQYAMPETFSSSNTYAMNRDLASVLRRGALRIRDGVPGAREEALESAFKVITTHLGVPPETFQWQYRTKDDDFVREGTLTPLDFAQRYLPDDLGDYVCVVNDPRNAFGELYTVEYLGNVVGAPPVTYVNAPIEVLRDAVRDSLIDATPVWFGCDTEVQAYSDAGLWDAHLFDYEGLYGVNFDMSKTQRLLTGDSLMTHAMVFTGMDLAEDGTTVNRWRVENSWGTEKADKGFWTMSDSWFEEYVFEVAVPASRLPEEYRQALTKTPHVLPAWDPMGALA
- a CDS encoding alkene reductase — encoded protein: MTSLFTSAQAGALNLRNRITMAALTRLRAGEDGVPGALHAEYYAQRASAGLIVTEGTYPTLRGRGFSGQPGIANSAQQEGWRKVAEAVHTAGGSVVMQVMHAGRMSHESMNGGVLPEAPSAVASGTQMRTPAGKIDLPVPHALEAEELERVKQEFVAASRRAVDAGLDGVELHGANGYLLHEFLSPSSNVRTDEFGGTPENRARFVIQVVQAVAEEIGAHRVGLRISPEHNIQGVLETDREETLAKYRVLLNEIRSLELAYLSILHADYRSDFVHQLAEAFGGFVILNSGFSTYTEYAEAVGIVESGYADAVAVGRELIANPDLVRRWQEGIELNVPDPDTFYVGGPKGYTDYSFAE
- the rplJ gene encoding 50S ribosomal protein L10 translates to MANPKNVSSLAELKERFADTDSIVITEYRGLTVAQITELRRSLGADVQYSVAKNTLLKLAAKEAGVEGLDDLLSGPTAIAFIKGEAVDAAKAMKKFASNNKAFVVKGGYMDGDALNADQVNAIAELDNRETTLAKLAGAMKGNLAKAAGLFNAPASQVARLGAALQEKKEA